The Granulicella sp. 5B5 nucleotide sequence GTGGGGTAATTTCTTCGAGATCGATGCTCTCAACACCGGTCGCTTCCTCGATCCCCCGGAGTTTACGGTCTTTCACGATAAAGGAAATGAGTACAACATCTTCGATCGAGTGGATCGACAGCTTACATCAGCAGATTCGGTTCACATTAACTTTTCAGTGAGTCGTTCGTGGTTTCAAACACCCAATGACTACGACAATCTGAATGTACAGAACGTCATCAGCGGTGGGGCCACTCCCAATCCTGTGTTCGGTTCGGTCGGAAATGCCGATCAACGCTCGCAGATTCTTACCTACAACATCGCGCCGGGTTATACGCGGACCATTGGGGCGTCGGCCGTCTTCAACTTCGGCGCCTACGTGCGTCGCGATGCTTACAACTACTACCCAAGCAACAACCCGCTGGCTGATAAGTCCGCACCGAACCTGCAGAATCAGTCGATCGGGCAGGCGCGGTCGCTGACCAATGCAGCCGTACATTCCGACTTCTCCTACACGCATGGCATCAACAGCTTCAAGATTGGTGGTTTGTATTCGCAGACGTTCCTACGAGAGAACGACACGCTTGGAGTCGTTTCGGCTTTCTTCAACGCTCCCTGCGTGGATGCTACTGGAGCTGCCGTTGCCGGGTTTAGTGATCCTAGTCAGTGCGCCAATTATGGCTACGTTTCCAATGATCCTTCGGTAGGCGGTACCTTCAACCCCGTGTTGTTGCCTTATGACCTTACGCGGGGGGGCGGGGAGTACAACTTCCTGGGGCGGACGGATGTGAAGGAGCTAGGGCTTTATGTCGAGGACAACATCAAGGCGGGCAACTGGCTGTTCAACCTCGGTATCCGCGGCGATCTATACAACGGGCTGACGGTACAGCGGCAGGCTGAGCCGCGCGTCGGTCTGTCGTACACGATCAAGCAGAGCGGGACCGTCTTGCGGGCGAGCTATGCGCGAACGCTGGAGACTCCCTTCAACGAGAACCTGGTGCTTTCCAGTGTTGGTTGCGGGAACGATGTCCTTGCTCCGCTGCTGCTTTGCACCTCTGGCGTTGGGACGACGCTGCAGCCCGGATTCCGGAACGAGTTCCATGCTGGATTGCAGCAGGCGTTTGGGAAGCATTTGGTGTTCTCGGGGGATTACATCTGGAAGTACACGCATAACGCGTTCGACTTCTCGGTGCTCGGAAATACGCCGATCACGTTTCCGATTGACTGGCACAACTCCAAGATTCCGGGGTTCGATCTGCGGGTTGACGTGCCGAACTACCACAACCTAACTGCTTATGTTGTTATGAGTTCCGTGGCAGCGCGATTCTTTCCGCCGCAGGTTTCGGGGGCGGGGGCTACGGTGGCTGCCGGGGGGGCCCTCTACCCCTTCCGTATCGACCATGACGAGCGGTACAACGAGACTACCCACGTCCAGTACACCTTGCCTGTCAAGCGGGCTCCGTGGGTGGCTGTGAACTGGCGGTATGATTCGGGGCTGGTGGCTGGTTCGGCGCCTTGCTATGGCGTGACGGACCCGAACAGCCTGTGCGGACCGGACTCGATCCTGATCAATGGTCAGCCGGGAATCAACCTGTCTGGGTTGACGGCGGATGAGCAGTTCCAGGCTGGACTGATCTGCAATGGGGTACATGCAACGCTGGCCAATGGCGGGTTTACGCAGTGCCTTGCCTCGCAGCTTACGTCGCGCCTGATCAACATCCCTGCTCCTGGAACCGAGGACGACGACAAGAACCCGCCGCGCATTGCGCCGAGGAACCTGTTCGATGCCTCGATTGGCGATGATGACCTGTTCAAGGGAGATCGGTACAAGTGGAGTTTGCGGCTTACGGGCGTGAACATCCTGAACAAGTACGCGCTGTACAACTTCCTCTCGACGTTCAGCGGAACGCATTATGTGACTCCGCGGGCGCTGACTGCTGAGGTTGGCTTCCACTTCTAGACAGGATGTTTACAGGAGATGAGACCGGCGAGCGAAGTCTGCTCGCCGGTTTTGTTTTGGGCGGGAGATCGATACCCCCTCCCCCCTCCGTATGTAGCGGGGGGGTCTAGCAGAATCATCGACTTACGGGGTGATCCCGGGGCTAAGTGACTGATTCTGTATATAGTTACGGGTATGATATGGAAAAGAAAGGGGTTAAGGCAGAGAGCAGGGGATAGGGAGTAGAAAGCTGGTGATGGTTCCCCTAGTTCCAGTATAGCGGGTGGGGTGGGGTGAATGTGTTTTTCGTTTTTGGGGGCTATTAGGATTGTTTTGTTAGGGTTATGACGGGGATGAGGTTGTCAAGGGTTGACGGCAGTATCACGCCAGAGAAGCCCGGGCGAGGCGGCGCTCGGAGAGCATCTTCAGAGCTTCTTCGGGCGAGTAGGACTCACAGCGTTCGGCCTGGGCGAAGCTGACATCAAGGCGGTCATTGATGGCTTCGCGGTTGCGGTAGAGCCAGTCGCTGACCTGCCTACTGGAGTCGTTCAAGCCGGGTAGACGGTTTACGACCTCGTTAAGGGCGAAGTGTCGCCTGCAGGTGAGCCAGCACTGCCGGTGGGATTCACGTGAGAGTTCGAGAGTGGCCATTGGAAGAATGCTCAAATAAAGGTCGGCGAAGTTCGCGAATTGAACCGTTAACACCGCCTCAGAACTCTAGAGAACCTATGCTGGAGAATAATGTGAGAACTTCTCATCTCTGTAAGCCTCGACCTCAAACGTCTCCACAGCTTTTTGCTTGCTTCTCGCAACGATCGGTGACACGGACCGGAAGACCACGTAGATGAGACTTCCGATCATGAACATCAAAGACGATTTAGCGATATAGCGTGGGAGCAAGTCACTGACCTCTTCTATGATGCTGATCAGATCGCGCTTAACGTCCTCGTCCTTCAGTGCCTCGACTTGTTTGAACATGGGCTCCGAGGGTGGTCCCGCATTCTCTCGTTCGCTCGCCTCCTGCATATGCCAAACCGACATAGCGAACGAGAGAAAAGTGAAGTGATGTGCATATCGAATGGTTCGGTTTATGAACACCTCAACCGAGCGATACGCCGGGGCACTACACGAAATCCGACCGTCCTGCGCTAACGCATAGAGTCGGTCCCGCACTGCGAACAGAGCGTCGCGAAAATCGTCGAGCATCAACTTTTTCAAGCCAAATTGCCAAAGCGCAAAAATTGCTACGCCGGAAAAGACAATCGAACTCATATAAAAGATGGCAGATGTCATACGTCCTCTGGTCCAGTATCACCACTGAGCGTTATGTTGCTAGAACCTTTGTCGGCATCAAGCATGGCTTGGGCCTTTCTCGCCATGGGATGAAGGCGGGCAATCGCTCGCTTCTTCCCACATCTTTCGCCATAGCCCCAAGCTGAGGCGATACCGGTTGACGAATACGCTAGAGCAATCGCCAATGCCCGAGGTGCTTTGAGCGCTGCGTACAGAGACATGAGCACAGACGCGGTAGTCTGTTTTCCTGCGAGTTCGCGAATACATTGATAAACACAGTGGAAGCCAAGGGCCGCGACCAGCACTACCGTTACGTACAACCCAAACTTCTGAAACAACCGCAACCGTTGAACGCGATATTGAAACTCGAGTTGGCTCTTTGTCGGTCCTGGCATACTGCTCTGCGGTCACCGTGCTTCCTGCCGTCCGATCGTCCATCTGGACACCGCCAAGCATGGCATGTAGCCAGGATGCTTAGTATCGACTAGTTGGACGCAGTATCGCGTGCCAGGATGCTGTTGTCCACATTATTTTCACAATTTTGTGTGCAAAATCGGTTCCGAACTTGGTTGTCTCGTCATTGATTGACCCAAATTATGGGCGCTTTGGGGGACGATGATGTCCTCTTTTTGGGGATTTGGGTTAAGTACGGGTTCCCGGTGGAGGTGTTTGTCGACGAGGCAGGTGGGGTGTGGGCCTGCCCCCAACGAGGACGTGATTTTTTGCGCGGGTGATCGTAGCCCGCACGAGCGAAGGCGATTCAGTCGCTGCGGCTGCGCCTTCGCTCCGGCCTCCGGCAGGGTGGAAGGGGCTGCGGGGCGGTGGTTGTTGGCACCCATTCGGCTTCGCTCAGGGCAGGCTCTGAAACCGTGCCCCTTCGAAGACTCGTGGTTAAGCAGATTCCTTCGCTGCGCTGCGGAATGACAAGGGGGAGAGCATGGGCTGTTCCAAACGCAGGTCTCTCCGCTGCGCAGGACGATGGAGCTGTCCTGCTTCGGTCGAGATGACACGGTTTGGGTGGTGCAGTCTAAACGCAGATTCCCTGCAGGAATGACAAGGAATAGATGTGTGGGTGAGTTATTCCGGGACGATGATGGCTTCTTTTTTGGGGATTTGGGTTAGGAAGGATTCGCCGGTGGCGAGGTGCTGGTCGACGAGGCGGGTAGGGGTGTGGGCTAGCCACTCGGCGAGGGAGATGTCCTCGTAGAAGGGTGTGGGGAAGACTTCGATGAAGATGAGGTCGGTGGTGCCGGTGTTTTCGATGTAGTGGGGGGCGGAGCGCTCGATGTAGCCGACGTCGCCGGCGGTGAAGTCCATGGTGCGGGCGCGGGCGCCGGCGGCGAAGACGGTCATGCGGCCGGTGCCGGAGACGTAGTACTGCCACTCGTCCTCGTTAGGGTGCCAGTGGAGCTCGCGGAGGCCGCCGGGCTTGAGGGTGACGAGTGCTGCCGCGATGTTCGTCGCGGGCCAGATGGAGCGGTCGATGACGCGGACCTCGCCGCCTGGGTTGGTCTTGGTGGGCTGCATCTGGCTGGGCTGGAAGGCGAAGCTGTGCGGGACGGGGCCGGTTCCCTGCTCGGATTGCTGCTGCTCTTCGGCGAGCGGGCGGGGGAGATCACGGGCGAAGATGAAGAGCTCGTGCGGGGGGACGTTGGCAAAGGTGCTGGCGGGGACGCCGAAGTTTTTGGCGAGGACCTCGGGCGGGGTGTGGTGCAGCCAGTCGGTGAGGAGGAAGGTTTCGAACTCGTTGAAGTTGCCGTCGTCGAAGACGAGGAGGAACTCGGCGCCGTCGGGGCCGAGGCCCTGGATGGAGTGCGGGATGCCGCCTGGGAAGATCCAGAGGTCGCCGGCGTGGACGTCGGAGACGTGGGAGCGGCCGTGCTGGTCGACGGCGGTGATGCGGGCGGAGCCGGTGAGCATGAGGGCCCACTCGGCGCCGACGTGCCAGTGGAGCTCGCGGATGCCGCCGGCGATGAGACGCATCTGGACGCCGGCCATCTTTTTGGAGATAGGGAGGTCGCGGACGGTGACCTGGCGGGTCCAGCCGCCGGACTCCTGGCGCTTGTGGGCGAGGGAGAAGGAGTATTTGAAGGGAGGCTGGCCGCCGGAGTCAGTGGGCGGGGCGAAGACAGAGTCGGGGTTTTCGGCGTCGAGTGGGGCGTTGAGCGGGGCGGGCTGGGACTCGGGGACGGTGTGGTGGTCGGGCGAGCGGTAGGGAGACTGCGCGGCTTGCTGGGCCGCTGCGGTTGCGGTGAGGCTGGCGGCGGCGAGGAGCGTGGCCGAGCCGGTTTCGAGGAACCTGCGGCGGGTGAGGGCTTGCATCTCGGCGGGGGTCTCGATGAGGGCTTTGGCGGGGTGTTCGTTGTCGCGCGGGTGTGGCATGGTCGGCTCCGTGGATAGGGTGCCGACCTAGGTTAAGCGACGTGGAGACTGAGGGCAACCGTAGGAGTACGGAGCTAGGCCTCGTGGTGGCCGTGGTGCTTGACGTACTGCGAGAGGGACTCGAACTTTTCCTTTTCGAGGAGCTCTCCGAGAGTGGTGTGGTCGTCGTAGCCGGGGGCGAAGTGCTTGCCGTAGGTCTCGCGCAGGGTGTGGATGTGGGTGGAGTGGTTCTTGTGGTGGATCTCGCCACCGTGTTCGCGGGTGCGGCCGTCGAGGTCTGACATGAGGAAGTCTCCTTGCGAAAAAGTCCTGAGGCGGATTGCACGGCCAGTCTAGCGCCGGTGGAGGCGTGGCGGGAAGGTGCGGCGATGAGAATTCATCGAGGGTTTGCAGGCAGGTGGGCCAGGGCTAAAGCCCAGTTGCAGGCAGGATGGTTTCAGGGGCCTGAAGGCCCCTGCTCCCTCCGTTATTTGATTTCGTTACCTGCGATGGCTACTTCACTTCGTTGGAGGCGATGACGCTTTCATAGAAGTGCGCGCTGAGTTTTGGGGTGCGCTTCTGGGTGGCGAAGTCGA carries:
- a CDS encoding TonB-dependent receptor; this encodes MGAAIIPAAAQSAGNSATISGTVADSTGAAIPGAAVIIENPVSGYSRKTTTDTSGHYQFANVPLNPYSLVTTASGFSGSHKDVKLDSFVPVTANITLTIGSTNTTVEVDAGDLTESDPTFHTDVDRGLFNKLPLESQSSGLSSLVTLASPGVSADSNGLFHGLGDHASNSFSIDGQSITDQQSKVFSNQLPVNAVQSIEVISGAPPAEYGGKTSLVIDVTTRSGLGVNKPTGSVTASYGSFGSTNGTFDISYGGPKWGNFFEIDALNTGRFLDPPEFTVFHDKGNEYNIFDRVDRQLTSADSVHINFSVSRSWFQTPNDYDNLNVQNVISGGATPNPVFGSVGNADQRSQILTYNIAPGYTRTIGASAVFNFGAYVRRDAYNYYPSNNPLADKSAPNLQNQSIGQARSLTNAAVHSDFSYTHGINSFKIGGLYSQTFLRENDTLGVVSAFFNAPCVDATGAAVAGFSDPSQCANYGYVSNDPSVGGTFNPVLLPYDLTRGGGEYNFLGRTDVKELGLYVEDNIKAGNWLFNLGIRGDLYNGLTVQRQAEPRVGLSYTIKQSGTVLRASYARTLETPFNENLVLSSVGCGNDVLAPLLLCTSGVGTTLQPGFRNEFHAGLQQAFGKHLVFSGDYIWKYTHNAFDFSVLGNTPITFPIDWHNSKIPGFDLRVDVPNYHNLTAYVVMSSVAARFFPPQVSGAGATVAAGGALYPFRIDHDERYNETTHVQYTLPVKRAPWVAVNWRYDSGLVAGSAPCYGVTDPNSLCGPDSILINGQPGINLSGLTADEQFQAGLICNGVHATLANGGFTQCLASQLTSRLINIPAPGTEDDDKNPPRIAPRNLFDASIGDDDLFKGDRYKWSLRLTGVNILNKYALYNFLSTFSGTHYVTPRALTAEVGFHF
- a CDS encoding cupin domain-containing protein, with the translated sequence MPHPRDNEHPAKALIETPAEMQALTRRRFLETGSATLLAAASLTATAAAQQAAQSPYRSPDHHTVPESQPAPLNAPLDAENPDSVFAPPTDSGGQPPFKYSFSLAHKRQESGGWTRQVTVRDLPISKKMAGVQMRLIAGGIRELHWHVGAEWALMLTGSARITAVDQHGRSHVSDVHAGDLWIFPGGIPHSIQGLGPDGAEFLLVFDDGNFNEFETFLLTDWLHHTPPEVLAKNFGVPASTFANVPPHELFIFARDLPRPLAEEQQQSEQGTGPVPHSFAFQPSQMQPTKTNPGGEVRVIDRSIWPATNIAAALVTLKPGGLRELHWHPNEDEWQYYVSGTGRMTVFAAGARARTMDFTAGDVGYIERSAPHYIENTGTTDLIFIEVFPTPFYEDISLAEWLAHTPTRLVDQHLATGESFLTQIPKKEAIIVPE